AGTTAAATTCCTATCGGCATGAAGGTTTCTGGCAGTGCATGGATACTTTGCGCGATGTGCGTCTTCTTGAGAGTCTATGGCAGGAAGGAAAGGCGCCATGGAAAAGTTGGTAAGACGTGAGGAGTAAGACGTGAAACGTGAGATGTGAGAGGTGCAACGTGGTGAGGGGCGGGTTGTGCGGAAAATGCCTTAAGTCAGCGCCATTCGGTTGTAGCGTTGAATATTATATGTTTGACGACATGATGACGTCTCGGTATTACTTAAGTTGAACATGAAGTTTATCTTCACTGGAATGAGGCTGCGATGAAAACCATTAGTATGCTTGAATTTAGGCGCCACTCAGAGCGGGTAATTAAGGGGGCACTAGCGGGAGAGCGGATGCTTTTGACCTATCGGGGTAAACCCTTATTCCATCTGGAACCTTGTGTTCATCCAGAACTTAGTTGTGGTGAAGACCCATTCTATCGCTTGGCCGAGCATGCGGATGGAGCCGCGAAGTCTCTTTCGAACCGGGAGATAGATACGCTCCTCTATGAAAACTGATATTTTTGTTGATACGAGTGGTTTCTATGCCTTGCTGGCAGCTAAAGACCCGCAGCATGTAAAGGCTGCGGCACTCCTCAAGAAAGCGGCTGGAGCCCGCGTCCGTTTTGTAACAACTGATTATGTCCTGGACGAGACTGCCACCCTGCTAAAGGCGAGGGGGCTTGCGCATCTGCTGGATCTGTTTTTTGGTGATCTTACCGTATCGCACGCCTGTCGAACCTTGTGGACAGATGCTGCTGACTTTGCAAGAGCCCGTGACTATTTTCTGCAGCACAAGGACAAGGATTATTCATTTACCGACTGCGTCAGTTTTTGCGCTATGAAAAGTGAAGGCTTACATCGAGCGCTCACCACCGACGCTCACTTTCGGCAGGCCGGTTTCGAGCCATTATTGGAGATGTGAGCCGTAAGACGCAAGACGTGAGATGTGAGATGTGAAGCGTAAAATGTAGGGGTAAAAATAATGCAAAGGGGGCATAAATCGCTAGACGTTTGGAAGGAATCGGTGGAATTATCTGTCAGTATTTACCGCCTCACCGCAAGTTTACCGAAGACAGAAGACTATGGATTGACGAGTCAGATGCGCCGTGCGGGTGTGTCAGTTCCCTCTAACATTGCAGAAGGAGCGGGACGTGGAGCTACAAAAGAATTCATTCAGTTCTTCAAGATTGCTAATGGATCCTTGACTGAGTTGGATACCCAGCTTGAGATTGCTGTGAAACTTGGATATATTACAGTCATACAGAAAAATAAAATAGACATTGATATGGAATCAATCTCAGCAAAACTGGCGGGCTTATTACGAAACCTGCGTTCACGCCTTTAATTTTTCGTCTTACATCTTACATTTAACCTCTTACATTTAACCTCTTACATTTAACCTCTAACCTCTAACATTTAACCTCTTACGTTTAACATCTCACCCCTCACGTCTAACATGAATTTTAACGATTTCTACAAAGACAAAAGGGTGCTCATAACAGGCCATACTGGCTTCAAGGGCTCCTGGCTGACCGAGTGGCTGCTGATGATGGGGGCCAAGGTGACGGGGTTCGCCTTGCCGCCGATGACGGAGCCGGCTTTATTTGACCAGTTGGGGCTTGCCGGACGCTGTGATCACAGGATAGGGGATATTCGTGATCGCTCGTTGGTGCGTCGGGTCATTCATGAGGTCAGGCCGGATCTGATTTTTCATCTGGCGGCCCAACCGCTAGTGCGTCTTTCTTATGCTCAACCGTTAGAGACCTATGAAACCAATGTGATGGGGACGGCGCATGTATTGGATGCCCTGCGGGATGCCGACTGGCCCTGTGCGGCGGTCATGATTACCACCGACAAGGTGTATGAGAATAAGGAATGGTTGCACGCCTACCGGGAGAGTGATCCCCTCGGTGGATATGACCCGTACAGTTCGAGTAAGGCCTGCGCCGAACTAGTGATCCAATCCTACCGGAACTCCTTCTTCAACCCGGCGAAAATCGCAAACCATCTCACCCCTCACATCTCACCCCTCACATCTCACGCTTCACCCCTCACATCTGCCGCCTCACCCCTCACTCCTCACGCCTCACGTCTCACCTCTCACGTTTCACCTCCTCTGGTTGCTGTCGCTTCCGCCCGAGCGGGGAACGTGATTGGGGGAGGAGATTGGGCGCAGGATCGGATCGTTCCGGACTGCATGAGAGCGTTAGCTAAAGGGGATGTCATTGCCGTGCGGAACCCCCATGCCACCCGCCCCTGGCAGCACGTCCTCGAACCACTAAGCGGGTATCTCCTCCTAGGCATGAAGCTCCACGGAGCCCTTACATCTCACATTTCACATCTAACATCTAACGCCTCACGTCTTACTCCTCACACCTCACACCTCACGTCTTACGCTTCAGCCTTCAACTTTGGTCCTTCGCTGACCTCAAATCGGACTGTTGGGGAACTTGTCGATGAAATCCTTAAGTGCTGGCCGGGCCGGTGGGAGGATCGATCAGATCACAAGGCACCACATGAAGCCGGCATGCTCAATCTGGCTGCGGACAAAGCGTTCCATTTGCTGCAATGGGAAGGACGGTGGGCTTTTGAACAGACCATCGGCATGACAGCATTATGGTACAAGACTGTTCATCAGGAGGGTGAGGGTGCCGTGCGTAGCATGGTGGAGAAGCAGATTCGGATGTACTGGGCTTGTATTCGTGGATGACGTTAATAACCATGTCCAATATTCTGCAAGAAGACCTCGATCATATTTTGGCTCATACGGAAGGGCTTTGGGAGGAATTCCGTGGGCAGCGTATTTTCATGACTGGGGGCACGGGTTTTTTTGGCGGCTGGTTACTGGAAAGTTTGCTCACTGCCAATGATGCGTTTTTGCTGAATGTCGAGGTAACCGTATTGACTCGCCATCCAGATGTCTTTGCAGAAAAATCGCCACATCTTGCTTTTCACCCGGCGATCAGGCTTCACCGCGGGGATGTCAGAGATTTTATTTTCCCTGATGGATGCTTTAGCCACGTGCTCCATGCGGCGACAGATGCCAGCGCCAAAATGAATGCCGAAACTCCCCTGTTGATGCTAGATACGATTGTCGAGGGGACCCGGCGTGTGTTGGATTTTGCGGTTCAGAGTGGTGCAAAGAAAGTGCTGTATACAAGTTCGGGCGCCGTGTATGGGAGGCAACCCCCGCAATTGCTGCATATTCCTGAAGATTATCAAGGTGCCCCTGACCCCCTTGATCCTGGTTCGGCGTATGGGGAGGGTAAGCGTGCCGCGGAGCTATTGTGCGCATTGTATGCCAAGCAATTCGGCTTGGAATCAAAGATAGCCAGATGCTTCGCGTTTGTGGGACCCGGAATGCCGATGGGGGCTCATTTTGCCATCGGAAATTTTATTCAGGACGCCCTAAACGGTGAGACTATTAAGGTTAAAGGAGACGGAACACCTTTGCGCTCTTATCTTTATGCCGCTGACTTGGCGATATGGCTGTGGACTATATTAT
Above is a window of bacterium DNA encoding:
- a CDS encoding four helix bundle protein; the protein is MQRGHKSLDVWKESVELSVSIYRLTASLPKTEDYGLTSQMRRAGVSVPSNIAEGAGRGATKEFIQFFKIANGSLTELDTQLEIAVKLGYITVIQKNKIDIDMESISAKLAGLLRNLRSRL
- a CDS encoding NAD-dependent epimerase/dehydratase family protein, which encodes MTLITMSNILQEDLDHILAHTEGLWEEFRGQRIFMTGGTGFFGGWLLESLLTANDAFLLNVEVTVLTRHPDVFAEKSPHLAFHPAIRLHRGDVRDFIFPDGCFSHVLHAATDASAKMNAETPLLMLDTIVEGTRRVLDFAVQSGAKKVLYTSSGAVYGRQPPQLLHIPEDYQGAPDPLDPGSAYGEGKRAAELLCALYAKQFGLESKIARCFAFVGPGMPMGAHFAIGNFIQDALNGETIKVKGDGTPLRSYLYAADLAIWLWTILLRGNAGTAYNVGSGRAFSIGEIAAIVADCAQAGPVMIQSKANLKSPSERYIPDVTRAKVDLGLTVRVDLEEAIRRTLQHHVSSRQ
- a CDS encoding PIN domain-containing protein, yielding MKTDIFVDTSGFYALLAAKDPQHVKAAALLKKAAGARVRFVTTDYVLDETATLLKARGLAHLLDLFFGDLTVSHACRTLWTDAADFARARDYFLQHKDKDYSFTDCVSFCAMKSEGLHRALTTDAHFRQAGFEPLLEM
- the rfbG gene encoding CDP-glucose 4,6-dehydratase, with amino-acid sequence MNFNDFYKDKRVLITGHTGFKGSWLTEWLLMMGAKVTGFALPPMTEPALFDQLGLAGRCDHRIGDIRDRSLVRRVIHEVRPDLIFHLAAQPLVRLSYAQPLETYETNVMGTAHVLDALRDADWPCAAVMITTDKVYENKEWLHAYRESDPLGGYDPYSSSKACAELVIQSYRNSFFNPAKIANHLTPHISPLTSHASPLTSAASPLTPHASRLTSHVSPPLVAVASARAGNVIGGGDWAQDRIVPDCMRALAKGDVIAVRNPHATRPWQHVLEPLSGYLLLGMKLHGALTSHISHLTSNASRLTPHTSHLTSYASAFNFGPSLTSNRTVGELVDEILKCWPGRWEDRSDHKAPHEAGMLNLAADKAFHLLQWEGRWAFEQTIGMTALWYKTVHQEGEGAVRSMVEKQIRMYWACIRG